The following coding sequences lie in one Xanthomonas hortorum pv. pelargonii genomic window:
- the xopAV gene encoding type III secretion system effector XopAV — MSSIPVTYAAREAVRHDQREAQAPREVGYSSQRGDPQANPQLKQDLSRAPVRAARLKAPRVPIGVHIANTGLQAARFATSAVAGPAEAAVLDAVHAPAAAAYEYAKGEVSWKKNAGVTLAPALAYAVVMGTLSAVQYLANRYLQAQSQTSVSKADRAKELGVTEACLDAAVAMVNKGEVAGPGGEMTEEEAAALAADLQNLATADRSRLPPELWRAASGVGDDACALVTQLLLAARARASAEASASYGS, encoded by the coding sequence ATGAGTTCCATCCCAGTGACTTATGCGGCTCGTGAAGCGGTAAGACACGATCAACGCGAGGCGCAGGCCCCGCGTGAGGTGGGTTACTCCTCGCAACGCGGCGACCCGCAGGCCAATCCACAATTGAAGCAAGACCTGTCGCGTGCGCCCGTGCGTGCGGCGCGGCTCAAGGCCCCACGCGTGCCCATCGGTGTGCACATTGCGAACACCGGGCTGCAGGCAGCGCGGTTTGCCACCTCTGCGGTCGCAGGGCCTGCCGAAGCCGCAGTTCTGGACGCGGTGCATGCGCCCGCTGCGGCGGCATATGAATATGCAAAAGGGGAGGTGTCCTGGAAAAAGAATGCGGGTGTCACGCTTGCGCCGGCCTTGGCCTACGCCGTGGTGATGGGCACGCTGTCTGCCGTGCAGTATCTGGCGAACCGGTACCTGCAAGCGCAGTCGCAGACGAGTGTCAGCAAGGCCGACAGGGCGAAGGAGTTGGGCGTCACCGAAGCATGTCTGGACGCGGCCGTTGCCATGGTGAACAAGGGGGAGGTGGCCGGTCCCGGGGGTGAGATGACCGAAGAAGAGGCAGCTGCGCTGGCAGCAGATCTTCAGAACCTGGCAACCGCAGACCGTTCCCGGCTGCCGCCAGAGCTCTGGCGCGCTGCCAGCGGCGTTGGCGACGACGCCTGCGCATTGGTTACTCAACTGCTCTTGGCCGCAAGAGCCCGCGCGTCTGCAGAGGCGTCTGCATCGTACGGCAGTTGA
- the xopAV gene encoding type III secretion system effector XopAV, with protein MPAERGVGASSERTDPDENTQLTENLRRPPVREARLREPNVPIGVQIANVGSQVAHAGTTLAAISTIPTGLNALSAPFAAAYGYATDDPYLKNYAMVACLPVVASLSALGATYSVERLAAWYLQAQAQASVTKAARATELGTTEACLDAAIEMVTMPDAETPTPEMSEGERTALAMDLLHLATADRSRLPPEIWSAASGVGDDAYTLVSNLLAAARIRASAEASASSAG; from the coding sequence ATGCCAGCCGAGCGTGGCGTGGGCGCCTCCTCTGAGCGAACAGACCCCGATGAGAACACGCAATTGACGGAAAACCTAAGGCGGCCACCAGTGCGTGAGGCGCGTCTCAGAGAGCCAAACGTACCCATCGGCGTACAGATTGCAAACGTTGGAAGTCAGGTAGCGCATGCGGGCACGACACTGGCAGCTATCTCCACCATTCCTACCGGCTTGAACGCATTATCGGCGCCTTTCGCGGCAGCTTACGGTTACGCGACAGATGATCCGTACTTGAAAAACTATGCAATGGTCGCCTGTCTCCCTGTTGTGGCGTCGTTGAGTGCATTGGGCGCTACATATTCAGTTGAACGCCTGGCGGCCTGGTATCTGCAAGCACAAGCGCAGGCATCTGTTACAAAGGCAGCCAGGGCGACCGAGCTAGGAACAACGGAAGCATGTCTGGATGCCGCCATCGAGATGGTCACCATGCCTGACGCAGAGACTCCCACCCCTGAAATGAGCGAAGGTGAGCGGACTGCACTGGCCATGGATCTTCTGCACCTGGCAACGGCAGACCGTTCCCGATTGCCTCCTGAAATCTGGAGCGCTGCCAGTGGCGTCGGCGACGATGCCTATACATTGGTCAGTAACTTACTTGCGGCTGCGCGAATTCGCGCGTCTGCGGAAGCGTCTGCATCGTCTGCTGGCTGA
- the xopQ gene encoding type III secretion system effector XopQ gives MTPISPQLTRAASQPCMGASVASGSMGECTAPAAAAQPLPHANVSDGVLQALPRKRPQGAAVLKRSLSVPALTATQRRMLAELGSEGGTCLTPDEAAMLRELSFHTPATPRDTVLFTDPNKDPDDVVAYTIGKQLQVAGFVRLTDVAVTLGDASVREQRARLAKGVFNRLQLPDVRVSRGQDYPMSAKQAEDHAKFLQEGQGLHAESAEICDNSLQALHERLMQAPQGLSMVVIAGMTDAHALVDAHPALVRERVKSIAIMGGVEPARDADGHVQPDARAYNNATDLDAARGLYRKAQQLRIPLRIVTKEAAYKTAVSPSFYEGLAKSGHSVGRYLEDVQKNALNGLWEGIQAGLLPGLDQAWFFRTFTADALPQANSPQEGANQAMAFDQIWPKVTKLNLYDPLTLLASVPGAAGMLFTPRPIHTDGCSVVELVGEQEVKHPEKAKLLMSALAKVALASEK, from the coding sequence ATGACCCCCATCAGTCCGCAACTCACACGCGCGGCAAGTCAACCCTGTATGGGCGCTTCGGTGGCGTCCGGGTCTATGGGTGAGTGCACTGCACCCGCGGCGGCAGCGCAACCCCTGCCCCATGCGAATGTCAGCGATGGAGTGCTGCAGGCATTGCCGCGGAAAAGACCACAAGGCGCTGCCGTTCTCAAACGCTCACTCAGTGTGCCTGCGCTGACGGCAACACAGCGCCGAATGCTTGCCGAACTCGGGTCTGAAGGCGGTACGTGCCTGACGCCCGACGAAGCAGCGATGCTGCGGGAGCTCAGTTTCCACACCCCGGCGACACCGCGCGACACGGTGCTGTTTACCGACCCCAACAAGGACCCCGACGATGTGGTCGCCTACACCATCGGCAAGCAACTGCAGGTAGCAGGCTTTGTACGCCTCACCGACGTTGCGGTGACCTTGGGCGATGCCAGCGTGCGCGAGCAGCGCGCCCGGCTCGCCAAGGGCGTCTTCAACCGCCTGCAATTACCCGATGTGCGTGTCTCACGCGGGCAGGACTACCCGATGAGTGCGAAACAGGCCGAGGACCATGCCAAATTCCTGCAGGAAGGCCAGGGGTTGCATGCGGAATCGGCCGAAATTTGCGACAACAGCCTGCAAGCGCTGCACGAGCGCCTGATGCAGGCACCGCAGGGGCTGAGCATGGTGGTGATTGCCGGCATGACCGACGCCCATGCGCTGGTCGATGCGCATCCGGCGCTTGTGCGCGAGCGCGTCAAGAGCATCGCCATCATGGGGGGCGTCGAGCCGGCCAGGGACGCTGACGGCCATGTGCAGCCCGACGCACGCGCCTACAACAATGCGACAGACCTGGACGCGGCCCGTGGCCTGTACCGCAAGGCACAGCAACTGCGCATCCCGTTGCGCATCGTTACCAAGGAAGCTGCCTACAAGACAGCGGTGTCGCCCTCGTTCTACGAAGGCCTCGCGAAAAGTGGGCATTCGGTGGGCAGGTATCTCGAAGACGTGCAGAAAAACGCCTTGAACGGCTTGTGGGAAGGGATTCAGGCAGGGCTGCTTCCGGGCCTGGATCAGGCGTGGTTCTTTCGCACGTTCACCGCAGACGCACTACCGCAGGCAAACAGCCCGCAAGAGGGCGCAAATCAAGCCATGGCCTTCGACCAGATCTGGCCGAAGGTCACCAAACTCAACTTGTACGACCCGTTGACGCTGCTGGCCTCGGTTCCCGGCGCGGCGGGCATGCTGTTCACGCCAAGGCCGATACACACCGATGGCTGCAGCGTTGTGGAGCTGGTGGGCGAACAGGAAGTCAAGCATCCAGAAAAGGCGAAGCTGTTGATGTCTGCATTGGCAAAAGTGGCGCTTGCTTCTGAAAAATGA
- a CDS encoding C1 family peptidase has translation MGCSTMSLAQAATHGKGLKQSLMVQPVTPIFGTMSTGAGDLPASVDLRGFAIEPGDQGQVNSCGSWATAHTLGGWYANAGKQAVKRFAPMYLYSQVNNGVDEGSTIEANLDTALSQGIDTEQHYSWGNYDWKHKPTAADRASAANHRTPYKKYTVIYSGSGNGNAPLIEQIKRALAASTPVVIGFNTRQGFNDLGANEVDNDTTSPVDGGHGVVALGYNQSGLIIENSWGENWGSRGFGTLSWEVVGKDVFIAVVAH, from the coding sequence ATGGGGTGCTCCACCATGTCCCTTGCACAGGCTGCAACCCATGGCAAAGGCCTCAAGCAGTCTTTGATGGTCCAGCCAGTCACCCCCATCTTTGGCACCATGAGCACCGGTGCCGGCGACCTACCCGCCAGTGTTGATCTGCGCGGCTTTGCCATTGAGCCCGGTGACCAGGGGCAAGTCAATTCCTGCGGATCCTGGGCCACGGCTCACACATTGGGCGGCTGGTACGCCAACGCAGGGAAGCAGGCAGTTAAACGATTTGCCCCCATGTATCTTTATAGCCAAGTAAATAATGGTGTCGATGAAGGTAGCACCATTGAAGCGAACCTGGATACAGCGCTTTCACAAGGAATCGACACGGAGCAGCATTATTCCTGGGGCAACTACGACTGGAAGCACAAACCAACCGCAGCCGACCGTGCCAGTGCGGCAAACCATCGAACGCCGTACAAGAAATACACTGTGATTTATTCGGGTAGCGGGAACGGAAATGCCCCGCTGATCGAACAGATAAAACGAGCGCTAGCTGCATCAACACCGGTGGTGATCGGCTTCAACACCAGACAAGGCTTTAACGACCTAGGCGCCAACGAAGTGGACAACGACACTACCAGTCCGGTCGATGGTGGGCACGGCGTCGTAGCACTTGGCTATAATCAAAGCGGGCTGATTATCGAGAACAGTTGGGGCGAGAACTGGGGCTCTCGAGGCTTTGGCACGCTGTCTTGGGAAGTAGTTGGCAAGGATGTCTTCATAGCGGTAGTAGCTCATTAG
- the xopG gene encoding XopG/HopH/AvrPtoH family type III secretion system effector, translating into MPNTPRDQDRFNAEVNVHLDHLNSRPTGNQLLDKLQQLSGKRRHKVTIHEIAPPENPGAEPVLSRHQLDAHPELSRFKDIREKAGRSYALKKPGGEKNQGSSVVVSWSARQTSIELDDDGDPTTKVTSSPIDKVSVLGHELVHAKHMMAGTWKGSYEDDRGPDTPTGKEELRAVGLGKYKYSQSGEPSENSIRAEHGLPKRVSYHHIGYRSE; encoded by the coding sequence ATGCCCAATACGCCCCGCGACCAAGATCGGTTTAATGCGGAAGTGAATGTGCATCTCGATCATCTCAACTCTCGACCAACTGGCAACCAGTTACTGGACAAGCTACAGCAGCTTAGTGGAAAAAGAAGACACAAGGTCACTATTCATGAGATCGCTCCCCCCGAAAATCCAGGTGCAGAGCCCGTTCTCTCACGGCACCAATTAGACGCTCATCCTGAGCTAAGCAGATTCAAAGATATTCGCGAGAAAGCCGGCCGTTCATATGCTCTGAAGAAGCCGGGAGGCGAAAAAAACCAGGGATCAAGTGTTGTTGTGTCATGGAGTGCCCGTCAGACGAGCATTGAGCTGGACGACGATGGGGACCCAACCACTAAGGTGACCTCCAGTCCCATCGACAAAGTTTCAGTGTTGGGGCACGAATTGGTGCATGCAAAGCATATGATGGCTGGAACGTGGAAAGGCTCATATGAAGATGATCGTGGCCCAGACACTCCCACCGGGAAGGAAGAGTTGCGTGCCGTCGGCTTAGGAAAATACAAATATTCTCAGTCAGGCGAACCATCGGAAAATTCTATTCGAGCCGAGCACGGTTTACCAAAACGGGTTAGCTACCATCACATTGGCTATAGAAGCGAGTGA
- a CDS encoding XAC0095 family protein: MSDVVRDAQSHPGYYLPEGAQYRLQQLRDHMRFLARLAQPRTQAEEQLRQPGICMEELACCLELLAEQVTQALAQVQWPARLEPDASDSARADAGEAA; encoded by the coding sequence ATGTCGGACGTTGTACGAGATGCGCAGTCACACCCGGGCTACTACCTGCCAGAAGGCGCGCAATACCGTTTGCAGCAACTGCGCGACCACATGCGGTTTCTAGCGCGCCTGGCGCAGCCGCGCACGCAGGCCGAAGAGCAGTTGCGGCAGCCAGGCATCTGCATGGAGGAGTTGGCGTGCTGCCTGGAGCTGCTGGCCGAGCAGGTGACGCAGGCACTGGCGCAGGTGCAGTGGCCCGCGCGCCTGGAGCCCGACGCCTCTGACAGCGCGCGTGCTGACGCCGGGGAGGCCGCATGA